A region from the Chrysoperla carnea chromosome 4, inChrCarn1.1, whole genome shotgun sequence genome encodes:
- the LOC123297815 gene encoding brachyurin-like gives MKNFIIFGLLSCICVQAYEFDWDNVQSVRNSDNIVKAQLGPFYPHRGPEGRVVGGNEVTPHKYPHQVAILLQLGDKTAFCGGSLISKRFVLTAAHCAKGVSNFTVILGAHNVKENEPTQQVFQTTEKIVHPQWPITQFKLTNDIALIVLPQDAELNENVQVIRLPSRSQVNNQFISVEGTVSGWGKDTDAATSVSPVLREASNKIISNTKCNTYLLGIIEDSHVCLSGSESRGACNGDSGGPLVITDFDGKLTQVGLVSFGLSLGCENSWPSAYTRLTSFLDFIASNSDVVIRE, from the exons atgaaaaattttattatttttggtttattaagTTGCATATGTGTACag GCTTATGAATTTGATTGGGATAATGTACAATCTGTAAGAAATTCTGATAACATTGTTAAAGCACAATTAGGTCCATTTTATCCACATAGAGGTCCTGAAGGCCGTGTTGTTGGAGGCAATGAAGTTACACCCCACAAATACCCTCATCAA GTAGCAATTTTACTACAACTTGGTGACAAAACTGCTTTCTGTGGTGGTTCTCTCATTTCAAAGCGTTTTGTTTTAACTGCTGCTCATTGTGCTAAAGG agtttCTAATTTTACGGTAATTCTTGGTGCTCATAATGTTAAGGAAAATGAACCAACTCAACAAGTTTTCCAAACAACGGAAAAAATTGTTCATCCTCAATGGcctattacacaatttaaattaaCCAATGATATAGCTTTAATTGTTCTGCCTCAAGATGCTGAATTAAAcg aaaatgtaCAAGTAATTCGACTACCTTCCAGATCACAAGtgaataatcaatttatatcaGTTGAAGGAACAGTTTCTGGATGGGGAAAAGACACAGACg CTGCAACCAGTGTGAGTCCAGTTTTAAGAGAAGcatctaataaaattatttcaaatacaaaatgtaatacATACTTATTAGGGATAATTGAAGACAGTCATGTATGCTTATCAGGGAGTGAAAGTCGTGGAGCATGCAAC GGAGACAGTGGCGGTCCATTGGTAATCACTGACTTCGATGGTAAGCTTACACAAGTTGGACTGGTTTCATTTGGTTTGTCATTGGGTTGTGAAAATAGTTGGCCATCAGCGTATACAAGACTTACTTCGTTCTTAGACTTTATTGCCAGCAACAGTGATGTTGTGATTCGAGAGTAG